TTGGCAGAGTATAGTTAAGGCAATCAGGAGGCAATGAGTTCAGGTCATAAGCTGATGAAGCTAAGAAAACGGTTAGGGCTAACTCAGAAACAGGTAGCGGATGCGGTAGGCGTCACGGATCAAACTGTGAGTAATTGGGAAGCTGGCAGATTTGAACCTCGACTCACGATTCGTCAGACACAGGCTTTATGTAGCATCTTGCAATGTCCTTTAGACGAACTTCCTAGTTTTAATGAAGCCCAAGAGTCAGACAGCAAACGTGAGTGACTGATTGGGAAAGGAATGTAGGTAAAGGCAAGACGCGATCGCTTAAAAATGGCTAATTTGGGAGAAAAGCTGAAACAACGACGAGAATCGTTAAATTTGACCCAACGGCAACTGGCTCATAAATTAGATGTAACGATAACGACG
This is a stretch of genomic DNA from Coleofasciculus chthonoplastes PCC 7420. It encodes these proteins:
- a CDS encoding helix-turn-helix transcriptional regulator, whose amino-acid sequence is MSSGHKLMKLRKRLGLTQKQVADAVGVTDQTVSNWEAGRFEPRLTIRQTQALCSILQCPLDELPSFNEAQESDSKRE